A stretch of Chitinophaga caeni DNA encodes these proteins:
- a CDS encoding TonB-dependent receptor → MLCAMLFALMAPVLAEDVENGGTIKGTITTSDNKPAPSVIVLLKGTKKGTISDENGQYTIRNVAPGNYTIEVSLIGYETVSQPVTVEKEKTVTVNLQLDVSEQKLNEVVITAARNKYQQPNSQYIARLPIADIENPQVYNTISSGVMRDQVVTNFDDALKNAPGIDKLWSSTGRGGDGAGYFALRGFAVQPTMKNGLAGITNGGLDVAGIERIEVIKGPSGTLFGSSLVSYGGLINVVTKRPYDHFGGSVSYTGGSYGLNRFTLDVNTPLDKDGKILFRVVGAYHDENSFQDAGFAKNRYIAPSLTYKVNDRLSFLVNAEFYQTERTNPTMIFFDRSTTLFAKNLDELGYNPKNSFTSNDLSIKNPTSNVQAQMLYQLSDSWTSQTVVSRSTAKTQGYYSYLYEGTQYLPGFPDVKSTFARYISNQDAYTNTTDIQQNFTGDFYLGKFRNRVVVGLDYFESDANGSNSNYVQNGEVRMDGFDNGVLTKAHMDELLKNDSLNISNANQKIYSAYISDVFNILPSLSAMASVRVDRFENGGTTVSESSKYGQTAVSPKFGIVYQPIINTLSVFANYMNGFTNAAPRMNKDNVMQSFDPEQANQLEGGIKVNLLGGLLSGSLSYYDIKVKNIILSTGPQEYTQGGTRYSKGIEAAVTASPAPGLNILAGYSYNDSKITKAEGTSDYLDRRPEEAGPQNLANLWATYKLTSGKLKGFGIGFGGNYASENKILNRVTTGVFTLPSYTVINASLFYNSPKFDVTFKLDNITNEVYYKGWSTLEPQMPRRFVGNVAFKF, encoded by the coding sequence ATGTTATGCGCAATGTTATTCGCGCTAATGGCCCCCGTATTGGCCGAAGATGTAGAAAATGGCGGTACTATCAAGGGTACCATCACTACATCCGATAATAAACCGGCTCCCTCCGTAATAGTTTTATTAAAAGGAACGAAAAAAGGCACCATCAGCGATGAAAATGGTCAATATACAATCCGCAACGTAGCCCCGGGTAATTATACGATTGAAGTATCGCTGATCGGTTACGAAACTGTCAGTCAACCCGTAACCGTAGAAAAGGAAAAAACGGTGACGGTAAACCTGCAACTGGATGTTTCCGAGCAGAAACTAAACGAAGTGGTGATTACGGCTGCCAGGAATAAATACCAACAGCCCAACTCTCAATATATCGCGAGGTTACCAATTGCCGATATTGAAAATCCGCAAGTTTATAATACAATTTCAAGTGGTGTCATGCGCGACCAAGTGGTTACCAACTTCGACGATGCGTTGAAAAATGCACCGGGGATCGATAAATTATGGTCGTCTACCGGTCGCGGCGGCGATGGCGCCGGTTATTTCGCACTCCGCGGCTTCGCGGTTCAACCAACCATGAAAAACGGTTTGGCCGGGATTACCAATGGTGGTTTAGATGTTGCCGGGATAGAAAGAATTGAAGTAATTAAAGGTCCCTCCGGTACATTATTCGGTAGCTCCCTGGTTTCTTACGGCGGTTTGATTAACGTGGTTACCAAGCGCCCGTATGACCATTTCGGTGGCTCCGTTTCCTATACCGGCGGTAGTTACGGTTTAAATCGCTTCACGCTGGATGTAAATACTCCCCTAGACAAAGATGGAAAAATATTGTTCCGCGTAGTTGGCGCTTACCATGATGAGAACAGCTTCCAGGATGCCGGTTTTGCTAAAAACCGTTATATCGCCCCTTCATTAACGTACAAAGTAAATGATCGTTTGAGCTTCCTGGTAAATGCGGAGTTTTATCAAACGGAGCGTACCAATCCTACGATGATCTTCTTCGATCGTAGTACGACGCTATTCGCCAAGAATTTAGACGAATTGGGATATAACCCTAAAAATTCATTTACCAGCAATGATTTAAGTATTAAAAATCCAACTTCAAACGTGCAGGCGCAAATGTTGTATCAATTGTCTGACAGTTGGACTTCGCAAACCGTGGTTTCCAGAAGTACCGCGAAGACGCAGGGTTATTATTCTTATTTGTACGAAGGAACGCAATATTTACCGGGCTTTCCAGATGTAAAAAGCACATTTGCCCGCTACATCAGCAACCAAGATGCATATACAAACACAACGGATATCCAACAAAACTTTACCGGTGATTTCTATTTAGGCAAGTTCCGCAACCGCGTGGTAGTAGGATTGGATTACTTCGAAAGCGATGCTAACGGTAGCAATTCAAACTACGTACAAAACGGTGAGGTTCGTATGGACGGATTCGATAACGGGGTCTTAACCAAAGCCCATATGGATGAATTGCTTAAGAACGATTCCTTGAACATTTCTAATGCCAACCAGAAAATTTACAGCGCTTACATTTCCGATGTGTTCAATATCTTGCCGTCCCTATCCGCGATGGCAAGCGTGCGCGTAGATCGATTTGAAAATGGCGGTACAACGGTAAGCGAGTCCAGTAAATACGGTCAAACAGCAGTATCCCCTAAGTTTGGTATCGTTTACCAACCTATCATCAATACTTTAAGCGTTTTTGCCAATTACATGAACGGGTTCACAAATGCTGCCCCTAGGATGAACAAAGACAACGTGATGCAATCTTTTGACCCGGAACAAGCCAATCAGCTAGAAGGCGGCATCAAGGTCAATTTACTGGGTGGACTATTGAGTGGTAGCTTAAGCTATTACGACATCAAGGTAAAAAACATCATATTGAGCACCGGTCCGCAGGAATATACCCAAGGTGGAACAAGGTACAGCAAAGGCATCGAGGCGGCGGTAACTGCTAGCCCGGCACCAGGCTTAAACATCTTGGCAGGTTATAGCTATAACGATAGCAAAATAACGAAAGCTGAAGGCACCTCTGATTACCTCGATAGGCGCCCGGAAGAAGCGGGACCACAAAACTTGGCCAACCTTTGGGCTACTTACAAGTTAACCAGTGGAAAACTGAAAGGTTTCGGGATCGGTTTCGGCGGTAACTACGCCAGCGAGAACAAGATATTAAACCGTGTTACCACCGGCGTATTTACCCTACCATCTTACACCGTAATCAATGCTTCCCTATTCTATAATTCACCTAAGTTTGACGTAACTTTCAAACTGGATAATATCACGAACGAGGTATATTATAAAGGTTGGAGCACCTTAGAACCGCAAATGCCAAGAAGGTTCGTGGGTAACGTTGCATTCAAATTCTAA